The following are from one region of the Syntrophorhabdaceae bacterium genome:
- a CDS encoding formyltransferase family protein, translated as MKICWFTTGRDKEALTLLKDVNDAIEKKAIDGEITLVFMNRDRGESPVSDEIIAYAEEKKIPVELFSTKRFLDERGLKLSEGRELFDSEIKSRIEQYDFDIIFLAGYMLIVSQVLFEPYIVINLHPSLPNAYKGKWEDVIRNTIEDGERTFGAMIHMVDASLDEGAPVSFVRLALEGHEIDTLYDNAFRGDATSRDRLFKIMRDQEFAIEIPLIIHTLSLLSKGEIAIDNKKVYSEGKELTGGVDITEIVCAAFQCR; from the coding sequence ATGAAGATATGTTGGTTCACGACAGGCAGGGATAAAGAGGCGCTGACCTTGTTGAAAGACGTCAATGACGCTATTGAGAAGAAGGCCATTGACGGTGAGATAACCCTTGTATTCATGAACAGGGACAGAGGGGAATCGCCTGTTTCTGATGAGATCATCGCCTATGCAGAGGAAAAGAAGATTCCTGTTGAGCTTTTCAGCACGAAACGCTTTCTCGACGAGCGGGGCCTGAAACTCAGCGAAGGGCGGGAGCTCTTCGACAGCGAGATAAAGTCAAGGATCGAACAATATGACTTTGACATCATATTCCTTGCAGGTTACATGCTAATCGTTTCGCAGGTGCTCTTTGAGCCGTACATAGTCATCAATCTCCACCCTTCCCTGCCGAATGCATACAAAGGCAAATGGGAGGACGTCATCAGGAATACCATAGAGGACGGGGAGAGGACCTTCGGCGCAATGATCCACATGGTCGATGCGTCCCTCGATGAAGGTGCGCCGGTAAGCTTTGTCAGGCTCGCCCTTGAGGGTCACGAGATAGATACGCTTTACGACAACGCCTTCAGGGGGGACGCAACCTCAAGGGACAGGCTCTTCAAGATTATGAGGGACCAGGAGTTCGCCATAGAGATCCCCCTCATTATCCATACCCTGTCCCTGCTCTCGAAAGGTGAGATAGCAATAGACAATAAGAAGGTTTATTCCGAGGGCAAGGAATTAACGGGTGGTGTCGATATAACGGAGATAGTCTGCGCCGCATTTCAATGCAGGTGA